The sequence GCCGTAGGCGTTGACGAGGAAGCGGTCACCGGCCCAGGCGTGGACCAGGGCGGGCGGGCACGCCTCCCCGGCGAGGACCATGGTCAGGCCGGTGGGCAGGGAGCCCGGGGGCATCACGGCGAGGGCGGCGGGCGGGATCGTGAGGTGGGTGACGCCCCGGTCGCGGACGAGGCCGGCCAGCGCGGGGCCGGGCAGCAGGGCGTCGCGTTCGTCGATCTCCAGGCAGGCGCCGGTGAGCAGCCCCATGCACAGCTCCCAGAACGCGGCGTCGAAGCTGACCGACGCCATGTGCAGCACCCGGCTGCCCGGTCCGACGCGCAGCCGCTCGCTCTGTGTCCTGGCCATGGCCCGTACGCCCCGGTGGGTGACGACGACGCCCTTGGGACGGCCGGTGGAGCCGGAGGTGTAGATGACGTACGCCGGGTTGGCCGGCCGGACACGGGCCCGGCGGGCCTCGGGGGTGCCGTCGCCCGCGTCGAGGTCGCCGACGCACAGGTGCGGCACCGCGTTCTCCGGGAGGCGGCGGTGGAGTGCCGGGGTGGTGAGGAGCAGCCGGGGCCGCGCGTCGTCGAGCATGTACGACAGGCGCTGGGCGGGATAGTCCGGGTCGAGCGGCAGATAGGCGGCGCCCGCCTTGAGGACGGCGAGCAGGGCCACGACGAGCTCGTGGGTCCGGGGCAGGGCGACGGCCACCCGGTCCTCGGGGCCCACGCCCCGCTCGGTGAGGTGCCGGGCCAACGCGTCGGCCCGGGCGTCGAGTTCGCCGTAGGTGAGGGTGGTCCGGGCGTCGCGGACGGCCGGGGCGCCGGGGGTGCGCCGGGCCCACTCCTCGAAGAGTGCGGGAACCGTCGTGGCGGGCAGGGTGTCGGCGGGCCCGGTACCGAGGGCGATGAGGCGGCCGTGCTCGGCCGGGGTGAGCAGGTCGTACGTGTGCAGGGGGCGGTCCGGGTCGGCTGTGACGGCGCCGAGCAGCAGGACGAGCCGGTCGGCGAGGGCCTGGACGGTGCCCTCGTCGAAGAGTTCGGTGGCGTAGTCGACGGTGCCCCGCATGCCGTCGAGGGCGCCGGTGTCGTCGTAGACCTCGGTGAGGGCGAACGACAGGTCGAACTTGCTGACCTCGGCCTCGGCGGGCACGCCGGAGACGGTGAGGCCGGGCAGGTCGACGGCGGCGGGCGCCTGGTTCTGGAGGACCAGCATGGTCTGGAAGAGCGGGTGGTGGCTCTGGGCACGTGCGGGGTTGAGGAGTTCGACCAGCCGTTCGAAGGGCACGTCCTGGTGGGCGTAGGCGGCGAGGTCGAATTCCCTGACCCGGCCGAGGAGTTCGCGGAACGTGGGGTCGCCGGACAGGTCGGTGCGCAGCACGAGGGTGTTGACGAAGAAGCCGACGAGGCCGTTCGCCGCCTCGTCGGTGCGCCCGGCGACGGCGGTGCCGAGGGGGATGTCCTCGCCGCCTCCGTGCCGGGACAGGACGGTGGCCAGGGCGGCCTGGAGGACCATGAAGGCGCTGGAGCCGCAGGTGCGGGCGAGCTCCGTGACATGGCGGGCGGTGTCGCGGTCGACGGAGAAGCCGAGGGTGGCGCCGGTGTGCCGGGAGGTGGCGGGGCGCGGCCGGTCCCAGGGCAGCTCGATCGCCTCGGGGAGGCCGTCCAGCGCGTGTCTCCAGTGGCTGAGCTGCCGGCAGACGAGGCTGTCGGGGTCCCGCTCGTCGCCGAGCAGGTCGCGCTGCCACAGGGTGTGGTCCGCGTAGTCGACGGGCAGCGGCGCCCAGTTGGGCTCCTCGCCCCGGACGCGGGCCCGGTAGGCGGCGCCCAGGTCGTGGGCGAGGGGGGCCAGGGATGTGCCGTCGGCGGCGATGTGGTGGACGACGAGCACCAGGACGTGGGCGTCGGGCGCCAGGCGGAGCAGGGTCGCCCGCAGCGGCAGACTGCGCTCGATGTCGATGGCCTCGGCGGTGGCTGCCGCGACGCGGTCGCGCAGCTTGGCCTCCTCCACGCTCTCCATGGCGAACGGGATGACGACGTCGTCGGGCGCGGTGATGTGCTGGTACGGCCCGTCCTCTCCCTCGGGGAAGACGGTGCGCAGGGCGGTGTGCCGTGCGATGAGGTCGGCCACGGCGGTGCACAGGGCATCCGCGTCGAGCGGACCGTCGATGCGTGCGGCGAGGGGGATGTTGTAGGTGGCGGAGGGGCCGTCGAGCCGGTGGAGGAACCACAGCCGCTGCTGGGCGTACGACAGCGGGAGCTCGGCGGGGCGCGGCTGCGGGACCAGGGCGGGGCGGGTGCCGCCCTCGGCGCCCTCCAGGGCGGTGGCGAGCGCGGCGACGGTGGGGTGTTCGAACAGGGTGCGGATGTCGGTCTCGGTGTGCAGGGCGGTACGGATGCGGCCGACGAGGCGGGTGGCGAGCAGGGAGTGGCCGCCCAGGGCGAAGAAGCTGTCGTCGGTGCCGACCCGGTCCACGCCGAGCACATCGGCGAACAGCCCGGCCAGGATCTCCTCCATGGCACTGCGCGGTGCCCGTCCGGCCACCGTGCGGGGGCCGGTGGGTGCGGGCAGGGCCGCCCGGTCGATCTTCCCGTTGGGCGTCAGCGGCAGGACGTCGAGCGGCTGGATGACGGCCGGCACCATGTAGGCGGGCAGCACCCGGCCGACGTGGGCGGCGAGCAGCCCGGGGTCCGGGTGCTCGCCGGGGGCGAGGACGACGTAGGCGGTGAGGGTGCGGTCGCCGGGCAGGTCCTCGCGTACGAGGACGCAGGCGGCGCGCACGGTCGGGTGGTCGCGCAGGACCGTTTCGATCTCGGCGGGTTCGATGCGGTGGCCGCGCAGTTTGATCTGCTGGTCGGCGCGGGCCACATAGCGCACGGTGCCGTCGGCGTCCCGGCGGACCAGGTCCCCGGTGCGGTACATACGGGCCCCGTTGCCGGCGAACGGGTCGGCGATGAAGCGGGTGGCGGTGAGCGCGGCCCGGCCCAGATAGCCGCGCGCGACGCCGGCGCCCGCGAGATACAGCTCCCCTTCGGCGCCGGGCGGCACGGGGCTCAGCGCCGCGTCCAGGACGTAGGCGCGCATGCCGTCGAGCGGGTGGCCGATGGGCGGCGCGCCCTCGGGTTGGTGGTCGGGGCGGACGTGGTGGGCGGTGGCGAAGGTGGTGGTCTCGGTGGGCCCGTACACGTGCAGGACGGTGGTCGCGGGGTGGGCGGCGGCGACGCGCTGCATGACGCCGGGGGCGGCGGCCTCGCCGCCGGCGGCGACCAGGCGCAGCTGCCCGAGGCAGCCGGGGTCGGTCTCCGCGAGAACGTTGAACAGGGCCGTCGTGAGGAAGGCTGCGGTGACGCCGTGCCGGGTGACGACGTTGCGCAGGACGTCGGGCTGGAGCGGTCCTTCGGGGGCGACGACGACGCGTCCGCCGCGCAGGAGCGGCGTCCAGATCTCGAAGGTGGAGGCGTCGAAGACGTACGCGGAGTGCAGCAGGACGGCATCGGCCGCGCCGTTGTCCCAGCCGTGATGGGCCGCCAGCGCGGCGATGTCGGCGTGGGTGACGCCGACGCCCTTGGGCAGGCCGGTCGATCCGGAGGTGAACATCACGTACGCGAGCCGGCTGCCGCCCGTCGTCTCCGGGAGCGGGCCCGGCTCGGCCGGTCCCCCGGCGAGGACGCGGCCCGCCGCGTCGACGGTCAGCACGGCGGTCTCCGGCCCGGTCTGGCGGACCCACGGGAGGGTGGCGGTCGTCTCGTCGACGACGAGGACGCGCAGGGGCACGACCTCGGTGACCCGGTTGAGGCGTTCGGTGGGCCAGCGTGCGTCCAGGGGTACGTAGGCTCCGCCCGCGCGCAGGGCGGCCAGTGAGGCGGTGACGGTGGCCGCCGAGCGGGCCACGAGGATGCCGACGCCTTCCTCCGGACCGGTCCCGAGACCGGTCAGCGCGGTGGCGAGCCGGTCCGCGAGACCGTTGAGCTGCTGGTACGTGAGCGGCTCGCCCGCCCCCGAGACGGCCACCTCGTCCGGGTGCCGGGCGGCCCGCTCGGCGACGGCCCGCGGAACGCTCAGGGTCGTGGTGCCCTCGGGGAGGGGGACGCCGGTCCCCCGGGCGATCAGCTCCTCGCGTTCGCCGTCGAGAAGGAAGGGCGCGGTGTCGGCGCGCCGGCCGAGGTCCTGCGCCAGGGACGTCAGCAGCTGCCGCATCCGGGAGACGGTCTCGGCGACCTTCTGCCGGTCGAGGACGGCCGCCCGGTAGCCGAAGGTGATCCTCAGAGTGTCCCCGGGGGCGACGGTGAGGGTGAGCGGGTAGTGGGCGGCGTCGGTGCCGCTGAATCCGGTGACGGCGAGGCCGGGCAGTCCGCTTTGGGCGGTGCGCAGGGCCTCCGCGTCCATCGGGTAGTTCTCGAACACGACCAGCGTGTCGAAGAGTTCGTCCAGGCCGGTGACGCCCCGGATGTCGCTGAGGCCCACGTGCTGGCTGCCGAGGAGCCGCCCCTGTTCGGCCTGGAGCCGGGTCAGGAGCTCGGCCAGGGTCTCGCCGGGTGCGGGACCGATCCGTACGGGCACGGTGTTGATGAAGAGGCCGACCATGGACTCGACGCCGGGGATCTCCGGCGGGCGCCCGGACACGGTGGTGCCGAACACCACGTCGTCGCGGCCGGTGAGGTGGCCGAGCAGCAGGCCCCAGGCGCCCTGGACCAGGGTGTTCAGGGTGAGGCGGTGGGCGCGGGCCGTCTCGCGCAGCCGGTCCGTCGTGGCCGCGTCCAGGTCGAGCACCAGGGTCTCGGGGAGTTCGGCGGCGCCGTCCGGGCCGTCCTCGGCGAGGAGGGTCGGCGTCTCGATGCCGGCCAGGGCGGCGGACCAGGCGCCGAGTGCGGCGTCGCGGTCCTGCTGGGAGAGCCACACCAGGTAGGCGCGGTACGGGGTGACGCGCGGCAGGGCGCTGTCGTCGCCGCCGGCCGCGTACAGCTCGAACAGCTCCCGTACGAGCAGCGGCAGCGACCAGCCGTCGAACAGGATGTGGTGGCTCGTCATGACCAGCCGGTGCCGGTCGGGCGCGGTGCGTACGAGGGTGAACCGCATCAGGGGCGGGGTGGCCAGGTCGAAGCGGCGGGTGCGGTCGGCGGCGAGGAAGGCGGTGAGCCGGTCCGGCACCTCGTCCGCGCCGGTGAGGTCCAGTTCCTCCAGGGGTACGGGGACCTCGGCCGCGACCGCCTGCACGGGCTCGTCCAGCTCCTCGTGGAGGAAGCCGACGCGCAGGTTGGCGTGGCGGCGCAGCAGGCCGGCGATGGCGGCGCGCAGCGTGGGGACGTCGACGGGGCCTTCGAGGTCGAAGACGAACTGCGCGGTGTAGACGTCCACGGCGTGCGAGTCGTAGAGGGCGTGGAAGTACATCCCGGCCTGCAGCGGCGTCAGGGGGAGTACGTCCTCCAGTTGGAACCCGTTCACTTGCGTCCACCCCACTTGTTCTGCAGTCGGTCGATCTGGGCCTGGTTGAGCGAGACCAGGGGAAGGTCGGACGGCGTGTAGCCGCCTGCTCCGGGTTGTCCGGTGTGTTCCGCGAGGGCGCGCAGCGCACGGTTGAACGCCTCGGCGAGTGCGCCCACGTCCTCCTCCTTGAGCAGGTCGCTGGGCCAGGTCCAGCGGGCCACCAGGCGGGGGCCGTCGGGCAGGTCCTCGGTGTGCGCGTTGATGTCGAGGACGTGGTGCACGGCCATGCCGGGGTCCTGGCTGCGCGGCCCGCCGGCGTCGAGCAGGACCTCCCAGTCGCCCGCGGCCGCCTGACCGGGGGCGGCGTACCGTCCCAGGTAGTTGAAGCCGATCTGGGGTGCGGGGGCGGCGAGCCGGGGGCCGGTCGCGGGGTTGAGGTGGCGCAGCATGCCGTGGCCGACGCCGTGGTCGGGGACGGTACGCAGCTGTTCCTTGACGCGCTTCACTGCACGTTCAACGAGCGCGGCGTCGATGCGTGCCGGGTCGCGGACGTCGAGCGGTCCCGGGTCGAGCCGGACCGGGTGGAGGCTGGTGAACCAGCCGACCGTGCGGGACAGGTCGATGTGGTCGGCGAGCTGTTCCCGGCCGTGGCTCTCCAGGTCGAGCAGGACAGCCGTGTCCGGGTCGAGGCCGCGGGTGCGGCGGCCCCGCCGGGCGTTGACCGCGAGGGCGAGGGCGGTGAGCAGGATGTCGTCGACTCCGGCGTGGAAGGCACCCGGGACGGTGGAGAGCAGGGGTTTCGTCCAGGTGGCGGGCAGCTGGGTGGTGAGGGTGCGGGTGCCGTCGGCGGTGTCCAGGAACGGGTCGAGCGGCCGGTACCCGAGCTGGGGGTCCGGTGTCCGCAGCACCTCTTCCCACAGGGGCAGTTCGCTCAGGCGCGCGGGTGCGTGGGCCTGCTCGGCCAGGAGCTGGGACCAGCGCCGGTACGAGGTGGTCGCGGCGGGCAGCGCGGGTGCCGCGCCGGCCGGCCCGGTGGCCGCCCGCCAGGCGTGGGCGAGATCCTCGGCGAGGATGCGCCAGGAGACCGCGTCGACGGACAGGTGGTGCACGACCAGGAGCAGCCGTCCGCGTGCGCCGGGGCCCGCGTCGCCCCAGACGGCCTCGAAGACGGC is a genomic window of Streptomyces sp. NBC_00708 containing:
- a CDS encoding amino acid adenylation domain-containing protein, whose translation is MNGFQLEDVLPLTPLQAGMYFHALYDSHAVDVYTAQFVFDLEGPVDVPTLRAAIAGLLRRHANLRVGFLHEELDEPVQAVAAEVPVPLEELDLTGADEVPDRLTAFLAADRTRRFDLATPPLMRFTLVRTAPDRHRLVMTSHHILFDGWSLPLLVRELFELYAAGGDDSALPRVTPYRAYLVWLSQQDRDAALGAWSAALAGIETPTLLAEDGPDGAAELPETLVLDLDAATTDRLRETARAHRLTLNTLVQGAWGLLLGHLTGRDDVVFGTTVSGRPPEIPGVESMVGLFINTVPVRIGPAPGETLAELLTRLQAEQGRLLGSQHVGLSDIRGVTGLDELFDTLVVFENYPMDAEALRTAQSGLPGLAVTGFSGTDAAHYPLTLTVAPGDTLRITFGYRAAVLDRQKVAETVSRMRQLLTSLAQDLGRRADTAPFLLDGEREELIARGTGVPLPEGTTTLSVPRAVAERAARHPDEVAVSGAGEPLTYQQLNGLADRLATALTGLGTGPEEGVGILVARSAATVTASLAALRAGGAYVPLDARWPTERLNRVTEVVPLRVLVVDETTATLPWVRQTGPETAVLTVDAAGRVLAGGPAEPGPLPETTGGSRLAYVMFTSGSTGLPKGVGVTHADIAALAAHHGWDNGAADAVLLHSAYVFDASTFEIWTPLLRGGRVVVAPEGPLQPDVLRNVVTRHGVTAAFLTTALFNVLAETDPGCLGQLRLVAAGGEAAAPGVMQRVAAAHPATTVLHVYGPTETTTFATAHHVRPDHQPEGAPPIGHPLDGMRAYVLDAALSPVPPGAEGELYLAGAGVARGYLGRAALTATRFIADPFAGNGARMYRTGDLVRRDADGTVRYVARADQQIKLRGHRIEPAEIETVLRDHPTVRAACVLVREDLPGDRTLTAYVVLAPGEHPDPGLLAAHVGRVLPAYMVPAVIQPLDVLPLTPNGKIDRAALPAPTGPRTVAGRAPRSAMEEILAGLFADVLGVDRVGTDDSFFALGGHSLLATRLVGRIRTALHTETDIRTLFEHPTVAALATALEGAEGGTRPALVPQPRPAELPLSYAQQRLWFLHRLDGPSATYNIPLAARIDGPLDADALCTAVADLIARHTALRTVFPEGEDGPYQHITAPDDVVIPFAMESVEEAKLRDRVAAATAEAIDIERSLPLRATLLRLAPDAHVLVLVVHHIAADGTSLAPLAHDLGAAYRARVRGEEPNWAPLPVDYADHTLWQRDLLGDERDPDSLVCRQLSHWRHALDGLPEAIELPWDRPRPATSRHTGATLGFSVDRDTARHVTELARTCGSSAFMVLQAALATVLSRHGGGEDIPLGTAVAGRTDEAANGLVGFFVNTLVLRTDLSGDPTFRELLGRVREFDLAAYAHQDVPFERLVELLNPARAQSHHPLFQTMLVLQNQAPAAVDLPGLTVSGVPAEAEVSKFDLSFALTEVYDDTGALDGMRGTVDYATELFDEGTVQALADRLVLLLGAVTADPDRPLHTYDLLTPAEHGRLIALGTGPADTLPATTVPALFEEWARRTPGAPAVRDARTTLTYGELDARADALARHLTERGVGPEDRVAVALPRTHELVVALLAVLKAGAAYLPLDPDYPAQRLSYMLDDARPRLLLTTPALHRRLPENAVPHLCVGDLDAGDGTPEARRARVRPANPAYVIYTSGSTGRPKGVVVTHRGVRAMARTQSERLRVGPGSRVLHMASVSFDAAFWELCMGLLTGACLEIDERDALLPGPALAGLVRDRGVTHLTIPPAALAVMPPGSLPTGLTMVLAGEACPPALVHAWAGDRFLVNAYGPTETTVCATMSAFQHADGPLAPERSVPIGTPVDGTRIHVLDERLAPVPPGVTGELYVSGEGVARGYHGRAALTASRFVADPFDRTGGRMYRTGDLVRWTQDGRLLYVSRVDDQVKLRGFRIELGEIEAALTSHPGVAAACVTVREDRPGDRRLVAYTVPADGAEAPGWAELRAHLANTLPDHMVPAAHIRLDAFPVTPNGKTDKRALPAPDHAVAAGGRAPRTARERELCEVFAQTLGVPEVGVTDDFFALGGHSLLAVTLARRIGERCGRRPSLRALFATPTVEGVDRLLGRPPGEEEHEEAPAPDFAAEARLASDITGEHRAAPERRPARPSARPLLTGASGFLGAFLLRDLIEATDGPVDCLVRAASPDSAAQRIRANLEHYGLWRPRYADLIRPVPGDLAAPGLGLAADERTALARRLGPVLHNGARVNFAAPYGDLRAPNVAGTEELLRLLADSGSPGLHYVSTTGVYAPSRGADPAPLTESSPTGPADGLPDGYAQSKWVAEQLVGLARERGLPVTVHRPGRISGDTATGACQDRDLLWQLIKGCLQAGAVPDLAHGTTDWVPVDYVSAAVVALSTSDRAGAQAYHYTNPDAPGLDRVFEVAARLGYELRPVTPGEWRACVAEHPDNAAQLFLGDDGGTGEDEADHRRFDSGRTARAAAEAGVRQEVLTDDVLTRYLTYFQVTGFLPAPGARPLS